The Phaeodactylum tricornutum CCAP 1055/1 chromosome 6, whole genome shotgun sequence region CCAGATTCACACAGGCAACCAAAAGTCGAGCAAATTCACCAAGAGATCTCATTATTTTCACCCGGTCGACTGTCGTAGAAAAATCGAAAGATACGAGACGTCGAAAGCATTCTTCTCCTTCCATTATTACTGGAAGCAAGGCTACAAGGGAAAATTCACGCCGCTTGAACACGTTCGCAACGACCGCGACCGTCCTCCTAATTTCACGCCGGCAGGACACGTAGCTTTCGAGCATGTCCCGGTTCATATTCGCACCGAGAATCATTCTGCTCCGGGTCGATCGACGACTGCCACAAAACGGATGCTTCTTGTCGGTAGCTTCGTCTCGACCCTTCAGTTCTGCCAATTCCCCATCCTTTGCTTCGACTGAAAGCaatgttctttcttcttccccaCCGCCGGCGGGTGAACGGCTGCGGGTGGCGGTTGTGGGTGGCGGATGCGCCGGGCTTTCGACCGCCTTGCACTTGGCACCCCTCGTGGATGCCGGTCTCGTCGCTTCGCCGATTGACGTTTACGATGCGAGTTCCGGGGTACCGGGACGAGATATTGGCGTCGGAATCTGGAGTACGGGTCTGGATCCCTTTCTTCATTCGGACCGAGAGTCCCATCAGATGGTATACGATTGTATGACGGCGTCCGGATCCTTCCTCGGGGACGTCGGCTACCGGACTCCAAATGGAGCGTGGTTGACCAAAAGCCATTTGCCTGTTACTTTGGAAGAGCGCCGTGCGTCTGGAATGCCGGCTTTGCTCTTTCTGCGGGAAAGAGATATGCTTCacgctttgcaaaaggcgGTGCATTGGGAGGAGCGCCGCGGTACGATTCAGATGCATCGCGACGGTAACAAAACACGCGTACAGGGTATCGAGGAAAATTCCAGTAAACCTTGGAGTGCCCGGTTGAAATTGGGTACAGGGAACGATATGTCGAATAGAGACTATCATCTCATCGTGGCGGCGGACGGCATGAACTCTGTTTTGCGGAAAATGTATGGAGGCCACGACGATGACACAAAGATTCTCAAAACCGGTACCGCCGCCTTGCCTAGCCCCATTGGATTGCCGGACTCTCCTAGCCAACAGAGCAAGTCTTCATGGGACGAAagccaacaacaagaagctgTCGGCATGCAAGATCGCAATTACACCGTCTTTCGAGGGAATGCGAAGCTGTCGACTTCCGACATGGGCGAAGGGGGCGCGAGCTTCCAAACTTGGGGGACTGGACAGTCTATGCGTTTTGCAACCGTGCCAATGTCCTTTAAAGGCCCCATGAATACACGGGAGGAACGGCAAGTTTGGTTTATTACTATTGATGACAAAGATATTGCGAATGAAGCCGATCCGGTCAGACGACGCGAAATGCTGTTGGACGCCTTTTCCTCTTGGCACGAACCGATTCGGCAGACAGTGGAAGCAACGCCTCCCGAAGAAATTCTAATAGAACGAGCAATAGCACACCGACACTGCATGGGGCCGATCCTCAACATGAACAAATTAATCCAACAGATTCGTGGAACCCGCCCACCAAGTTCCGGTGAAGGACCCAATTTAATTTTTGTTG contains the following coding sequences:
- a CDS encoding predicted protein, which gives rise to MSRFIFAPRIILLRVDRRLPQNGCFLSVASSRPFSSANSPSFASTESNVLSSSPPPAGERLRVAVVGGGCAGLSTALHLAPLVDAGLVASPIDVYDASSGVPGRDIGVGIWSTGLDPFLHSDRESHQMVYDCMTASGSFLGDVGYRTPNGAWLTKSHLPVTLEERRASGMPALLFLRERDMLHALQKAVHWEERRGTIQMHRDGNKTRVQGIEENSSKPWSARLKLGTGNDMSNRDYHLIVAADGMNSVLRKMYGGHDDDTKILKTGTAALPSPIGLPDSPSQQSKSSWDESQQQEAVGMQDRNYTVFRGNAKLSTSDMGEGGASFQTWGTGQSMRFATVPMSFKGPMNTREERQVWFITIDDKDIANEADPVRRREMLLDAFSSWHEPIRQTVEATPPEEILIERAIAHRHCMGPILNMNKLIQQIRGTRPPSSGEGPNLIFVGDAYMTIDPILAQGFTCAMEGAAALRRTVQESCKSCESDPFLAFDPYTLRSELKSRHNARIDRLICLLRATELVQTLGQPTGGSLLGLFNTNLLRPITKVFPNFVKAPIFDAVLKYSLGLGFRGDALEQASTSEEEKASLTRKASEAIRVR